From Channa argus isolate prfri chromosome 18, Channa argus male v1.0, whole genome shotgun sequence, the proteins below share one genomic window:
- the mapk10 gene encoding mitogen-activated protein kinase 10 isoform X11 gives MVFMSRHFLYNCSQPILDVKIAFCQGFGKQVDVSYIAKHYNMSKSKVDNQFYSVEVGDSTFTVLKRYQNLKPIGSGAQGIVCAGYDAVLDRNVAIKKLSRPFQNQTHAKRAYRELVLMKCVNHKNIISLLNVFTPQKSLEEFQDVYLVMELMDANLCQVIQMELDHERMSYLLYQMLCGIKHLHSAGIIHRDLKPSNIVVKSDCTLKILDFGLARTAGTSFMMTPYVVTRYYRAPEVILGMGYKENVDIWSVGCIMGEMVRHKILFPGRDYIDQWNKVIEQLGTPSPEFMKKLQPTVRNYVENRPKYAGLTFPKLFPDCLFPADSEHNKLKASQARDLLSKMLIIDPAKRISVDEALQHPYINVWYDPAEVEAARDLIQISMPPPQIYDKQLDEREHSIDEWKELIYKEVMNFEERTKNGVVKGQPSPSDPGLRH, from the exons ATG gtATTTATGAGCAGACATTTCTTATATAACTGCAGTCAACCAATCCTGGATGTGAAGATAGCCTTTTGTCAG GGTTTTGGAAAACAAGTGGATGTGTCATATATTGCCAAACATTACAACATGAGCAAAAGCAAAGTGGACAACCAGTTCTACAGTGTGGAAGTGGGAGATTCTACTTTCACAGTTTTAAAACGTTATCAGAATTTAAAGCCCATTGGCTCTGGAGCTCAGGGAATTGTCTG TGCGGGCTATGATGCTGTCCTGGACAGAAATGTAGCTATCAAGAAGCTGAGCAGACCTTTCCAGAACCAGACCCATGCCAAGAGGGCATACCGGGAGCTGGTGCTCATGAAATGTGTCAATCACAAAAAT ATTATCAGTTTATTAAACGTCTTCACACCACAGAAATCATTAGAGGAATTCCAGGATGT GTACCTAGTGATGGAGCTGATGGATGCCAACTTGTGCCAGGTGATTCAGATGGAGCTCGACCATGAGAGAATGTCCTACCTGCTTTACCAGATGCTGTGTGGTATCAAACATCTGCACTCAGCTGGCATTATTCACAGG GACCTCAAACCAAGCAATATAGTGGTGAAGTCAGACTGCACCCTGAAAATCCTGGACTTTGGTCTTGCCAGGACTGCAGGCACAAGCTTCATGATGACCCCTTATGTGGTAACTAGATACTACAGAGCCCCGGAGGTTATCCTTGGCATGGGATACAAAGAAAATG TGGATATATGGTCGGTGGGGTGCATTATGGGAGAAATGGTGCGCCACAAAATCCTTTTCCCCGGCCGTGACT ACATCGACCAGTGGAACAAGGTGATTGAGCAGCTGGGGACACCCTCGCCAGAGTTCATGAAGAAGCTTCAGCCCACAGTGAGGAACTATGTCGAGAACCGGCCAAAGTATGCAGGCCTCACCTTTCCCAAGCTCTTCCCTGACTGCCTTTTCCCTGCTGATTCTGAGCACAACAAACTCAAAG CGAGCCAGGCCAGAGACCTGCTGTCTAAGATGCTGATCATCGATCCCGCTAAACGGATATCGGTGGATGAGGCCTTGCAGCACCCCTACATCAACGTGTGGTATGATCCAGCTGAGGTGGAGGCG GCCAGAGATCTCATCCAAATATCCATG CCTCCACCCCAGATCTACGACAAGCAGCTGGATGAAAGAGAACACTCCATTGATGAATGGAAAG AACTAATCTACAAGGAGGTGATGAACTTTGAGGAGAGAACGAAGAATGGCGTTGTGAAGGGACAACCTTCACCTTCAG ACCCTGGCCTCAGACACTGA
- the mapk10 gene encoding mitogen-activated protein kinase 10 isoform X3: MSRHFLYNCSQPILDVKIAFCQGFGKQVDVSYIAKHYNMSKSKVDNQFYSVEVGDSTFTVLKRYQNLKPIGSGAQGIVCAGYDAVLDRNVAIKKLSRPFQNQTHAKRAYRELVLMKCVNHKNIISLLNVFTPQKSLEEFQDVYLVMELMDANLCQVIQMELDHERMSYLLYQMLCGIKHLHSAGIIHRDLKPSNIVVKSDCTLKILDFGLARTAGTSFMMTPYVVTRYYRAPEVILGMGYKENVDIWSVGCIMGEMVRHKILFPGRDYIDQWNKVIEQLGTPSPEFMKKLQPTVRNYVENRPKYAGLTFPKLFPDCLFPADSEHNKLKASQARDLLSKMLIIDPAKRISVDEALQHPYINVWYDPAEVEAARDLIQISMPPPQIYDKQLDEREHSIDEWKELIYKEVMNFEERTKNGVVKGQPSPSDGLLYDAECGRRSAAQELQTAVFYCRGKTCNASVTTRCLLSALWVFRKIELLPLLLRSRVVFLNL, from the exons ATGAGCAGACATTTCTTATATAACTGCAGTCAACCAATCCTGGATGTGAAGATAGCCTTTTGTCAG GGTTTTGGAAAACAAGTGGATGTGTCATATATTGCCAAACATTACAACATGAGCAAAAGCAAAGTGGACAACCAGTTCTACAGTGTGGAAGTGGGAGATTCTACTTTCACAGTTTTAAAACGTTATCAGAATTTAAAGCCCATTGGCTCTGGAGCTCAGGGAATTGTCTG TGCGGGCTATGATGCTGTCCTGGACAGAAATGTAGCTATCAAGAAGCTGAGCAGACCTTTCCAGAACCAGACCCATGCCAAGAGGGCATACCGGGAGCTGGTGCTCATGAAATGTGTCAATCACAAAAAT ATTATCAGTTTATTAAACGTCTTCACACCACAGAAATCATTAGAGGAATTCCAGGATGT GTACCTAGTGATGGAGCTGATGGATGCCAACTTGTGCCAGGTGATTCAGATGGAGCTCGACCATGAGAGAATGTCCTACCTGCTTTACCAGATGCTGTGTGGTATCAAACATCTGCACTCAGCTGGCATTATTCACAGG GACCTCAAACCAAGCAATATAGTGGTGAAGTCAGACTGCACCCTGAAAATCCTGGACTTTGGTCTTGCCAGGACTGCAGGCACAAGCTTCATGATGACCCCTTATGTGGTAACTAGATACTACAGAGCCCCGGAGGTTATCCTTGGCATGGGATACAAAGAAAATG TGGATATATGGTCGGTGGGGTGCATTATGGGAGAAATGGTGCGCCACAAAATCCTTTTCCCCGGCCGTGACT ACATCGACCAGTGGAACAAGGTGATTGAGCAGCTGGGGACACCCTCGCCAGAGTTCATGAAGAAGCTTCAGCCCACAGTGAGGAACTATGTCGAGAACCGGCCAAAGTATGCAGGCCTCACCTTTCCCAAGCTCTTCCCTGACTGCCTTTTCCCTGCTGATTCTGAGCACAACAAACTCAAAG CGAGCCAGGCCAGAGACCTGCTGTCTAAGATGCTGATCATCGATCCCGCTAAACGGATATCGGTGGATGAGGCCTTGCAGCACCCCTACATCAACGTGTGGTATGATCCAGCTGAGGTGGAGGCG GCCAGAGATCTCATCCAAATATCCATG CCTCCACCCCAGATCTACGACAAGCAGCTGGATGAAAGAGAACACTCCATTGATGAATGGAAAG AACTAATCTACAAGGAGGTGATGAACTTTGAGGAGAGAACGAAGAATGGCGTTGTGAAGGGACAACCTTCACCTTCAG ATGGCTTACTGTATGATGCTGAGTGTGGCAGACGCAGTGCAGCGCAGGAGCTGCAGACGGCAGTGTTTTactgcagagggaaaacatgcaatgcCTCAGTCACAACAAGATGTCTCTTATCTGCTCTCTGGGTGTTCAGGAAAATTGAATTACTACCATTATTATTGCGTTCTAGGGTTGTATTTCTTAACTTGTAA
- the mapk10 gene encoding mitogen-activated protein kinase 10 isoform X9, whose translation MVFMSRHFLYNCSQPILDVKIAFCQGFGKQVDVSYIAKHYNMSKSKVDNQFYSVEVGDSTFTVLKRYQNLKPIGSGAQGIVCAGYDAVLDRNVAIKKLSRPFQNQTHAKRAYRELVLMKCVNHKNIISLLNVFTPQKSLEEFQDVYLVMELMDANLCQVIQMELDHERMSYLLYQMLCGIKHLHSAGIIHRDLKPSNIVVKSDCTLKILDFGLARTAGTSFMMTPYVVTRYYRAPEVILGMGYKENVDMWSVGCIFGEVIRGTVLFPGTDHIDQWNKVIEQLGTPSPEFMKKLQPTVRNYVENRPKYAGLTFPKLFPDCLFPADSEHNKLKASQARDLLSKMLIIDPAKRISVDEALQHPYINVWYDPAEVEAPPPQIYDKQLDEREHSIDEWKELIYKEVMNFEERTKNGVVKGQPSPSGAAVNSSESLPPSSSINDISSISTDQTLASDTDSSLETSAGPLGCCR comes from the exons ATG gtATTTATGAGCAGACATTTCTTATATAACTGCAGTCAACCAATCCTGGATGTGAAGATAGCCTTTTGTCAG GGTTTTGGAAAACAAGTGGATGTGTCATATATTGCCAAACATTACAACATGAGCAAAAGCAAAGTGGACAACCAGTTCTACAGTGTGGAAGTGGGAGATTCTACTTTCACAGTTTTAAAACGTTATCAGAATTTAAAGCCCATTGGCTCTGGAGCTCAGGGAATTGTCTG TGCGGGCTATGATGCTGTCCTGGACAGAAATGTAGCTATCAAGAAGCTGAGCAGACCTTTCCAGAACCAGACCCATGCCAAGAGGGCATACCGGGAGCTGGTGCTCATGAAATGTGTCAATCACAAAAAT ATTATCAGTTTATTAAACGTCTTCACACCACAGAAATCATTAGAGGAATTCCAGGATGT GTACCTAGTGATGGAGCTGATGGATGCCAACTTGTGCCAGGTGATTCAGATGGAGCTCGACCATGAGAGAATGTCCTACCTGCTTTACCAGATGCTGTGTGGTATCAAACATCTGCACTCAGCTGGCATTATTCACAGG GACCTCAAACCAAGCAATATAGTGGTGAAGTCAGACTGCACCCTGAAAATCCTGGACTTTGGTCTTGCCAGGACTGCAGGCACAAGCTTCATGATGACCCCTTATGTGGTAACTAGATACTACAGAGCCCCGGAGGTTATCCTTGGCATGGGATACAAAGAAAATG TGGACATGTGGTCAGTCGGCTGCATCTTTGGAGAAGTGATAAGAGGGACAGTGCTGTTCCCTGGTACTGACC ACATCGACCAGTGGAACAAGGTGATTGAGCAGCTGGGGACACCCTCGCCAGAGTTCATGAAGAAGCTTCAGCCCACAGTGAGGAACTATGTCGAGAACCGGCCAAAGTATGCAGGCCTCACCTTTCCCAAGCTCTTCCCTGACTGCCTTTTCCCTGCTGATTCTGAGCACAACAAACTCAAAG CGAGCCAGGCCAGAGACCTGCTGTCTAAGATGCTGATCATCGATCCCGCTAAACGGATATCGGTGGATGAGGCCTTGCAGCACCCCTACATCAACGTGTGGTATGATCCAGCTGAGGTGGAGGCG CCTCCACCCCAGATCTACGACAAGCAGCTGGATGAAAGAGAACACTCCATTGATGAATGGAAAG AACTAATCTACAAGGAGGTGATGAACTTTGAGGAGAGAACGAAGAATGGCGTTGTGAAGGGACAACCTTCACCTTCAG GTGCAGCCGTGAACAGCAGCGAGAgcctccctccttcctcctccattAACGACATCTCCTCCATTTCCACCGATCAGACCCTGGCCTCAGACACTGACAGCAGCTTGGAGACCTCCGCAGGACCCCTGGGTTGTTGCAGGTGA
- the mapk10 gene encoding mitogen-activated protein kinase 10 isoform X5: MVFMSRHFLYNCSQPILDVKIAFCQGFGKQVDVSYIAKHYNMSKSKVDNQFYSVEVGDSTFTVLKRYQNLKPIGSGAQGIVCAGYDAVLDRNVAIKKLSRPFQNQTHAKRAYRELVLMKCVNHKNIISLLNVFTPQKSLEEFQDVYLVMELMDANLCQVIQMELDHERMSYLLYQMLCGIKHLHSAGIIHRDLKPSNIVVKSDCTLKILDFGLARTAGTSFMMTPYVVTRYYRAPEVILGMGYKENVDMWSVGCIFGEVIRGTVLFPGTDHIDQWNKVIEQLGTPSPEFMKKLQPTVRNYVENRPKYAGLTFPKLFPDCLFPADSEHNKLKASQARDLLSKMLIIDPAKRISVDEALQHPYINVWYDPAEVEAPPPQIYDKQLDEREHSIDEWKELIYKEVMNFEERTKNGVVKGQPSPSDGLLYDAECGRRSAAQELQTAVFYCRGKTCNASVTTRCLLSALWVFRKIELLPLLLRSRVVFLNL; encoded by the exons ATG gtATTTATGAGCAGACATTTCTTATATAACTGCAGTCAACCAATCCTGGATGTGAAGATAGCCTTTTGTCAG GGTTTTGGAAAACAAGTGGATGTGTCATATATTGCCAAACATTACAACATGAGCAAAAGCAAAGTGGACAACCAGTTCTACAGTGTGGAAGTGGGAGATTCTACTTTCACAGTTTTAAAACGTTATCAGAATTTAAAGCCCATTGGCTCTGGAGCTCAGGGAATTGTCTG TGCGGGCTATGATGCTGTCCTGGACAGAAATGTAGCTATCAAGAAGCTGAGCAGACCTTTCCAGAACCAGACCCATGCCAAGAGGGCATACCGGGAGCTGGTGCTCATGAAATGTGTCAATCACAAAAAT ATTATCAGTTTATTAAACGTCTTCACACCACAGAAATCATTAGAGGAATTCCAGGATGT GTACCTAGTGATGGAGCTGATGGATGCCAACTTGTGCCAGGTGATTCAGATGGAGCTCGACCATGAGAGAATGTCCTACCTGCTTTACCAGATGCTGTGTGGTATCAAACATCTGCACTCAGCTGGCATTATTCACAGG GACCTCAAACCAAGCAATATAGTGGTGAAGTCAGACTGCACCCTGAAAATCCTGGACTTTGGTCTTGCCAGGACTGCAGGCACAAGCTTCATGATGACCCCTTATGTGGTAACTAGATACTACAGAGCCCCGGAGGTTATCCTTGGCATGGGATACAAAGAAAATG TGGACATGTGGTCAGTCGGCTGCATCTTTGGAGAAGTGATAAGAGGGACAGTGCTGTTCCCTGGTACTGACC ACATCGACCAGTGGAACAAGGTGATTGAGCAGCTGGGGACACCCTCGCCAGAGTTCATGAAGAAGCTTCAGCCCACAGTGAGGAACTATGTCGAGAACCGGCCAAAGTATGCAGGCCTCACCTTTCCCAAGCTCTTCCCTGACTGCCTTTTCCCTGCTGATTCTGAGCACAACAAACTCAAAG CGAGCCAGGCCAGAGACCTGCTGTCTAAGATGCTGATCATCGATCCCGCTAAACGGATATCGGTGGATGAGGCCTTGCAGCACCCCTACATCAACGTGTGGTATGATCCAGCTGAGGTGGAGGCG CCTCCACCCCAGATCTACGACAAGCAGCTGGATGAAAGAGAACACTCCATTGATGAATGGAAAG AACTAATCTACAAGGAGGTGATGAACTTTGAGGAGAGAACGAAGAATGGCGTTGTGAAGGGACAACCTTCACCTTCAG ATGGCTTACTGTATGATGCTGAGTGTGGCAGACGCAGTGCAGCGCAGGAGCTGCAGACGGCAGTGTTTTactgcagagggaaaacatgcaatgcCTCAGTCACAACAAGATGTCTCTTATCTGCTCTCTGGGTGTTCAGGAAAATTGAATTACTACCATTATTATTGCGTTCTAGGGTTGTATTTCTTAACTTGTAA
- the mapk10 gene encoding mitogen-activated protein kinase 10 isoform X10 has protein sequence MSKSKVDNQFYSVEVGDSTFTVLKRYQNLKPIGSGAQGIVCAGYDAVLDRNVAIKKLSRPFQNQTHAKRAYRELVLMKCVNHKNIISLLNVFTPQKSLEEFQDVYLVMELMDANLCQVIQMELDHERMSYLLYQMLCGIKHLHSAGIIHRDLKPSNIVVKSDCTLKILDFGLARTAGTSFMMTPYVVTRYYRAPEVILGMGYKENVDIWSVGCIMGEMVRHKILFPGRDYIDQWNKVIEQLGTPSPEFMKKLQPTVRNYVENRPKYAGLTFPKLFPDCLFPADSEHNKLKASQARDLLSKMLIIDPAKRISVDEALQHPYINVWYDPAEVEAARDLIQISMPPPQIYDKQLDEREHSIDEWKELIYKEVMNFEERTKNGVVKGQPSPSDGLLYDAECGRRSAAQELQTAVFYCRGKTCNASVTTRCLLSALWVFRKIELLPLLLRSRVVFLNL, from the exons ATGAGCAAAAGCAAAGTGGACAACCAGTTCTACAGTGTGGAAGTGGGAGATTCTACTTTCACAGTTTTAAAACGTTATCAGAATTTAAAGCCCATTGGCTCTGGAGCTCAGGGAATTGTCTG TGCGGGCTATGATGCTGTCCTGGACAGAAATGTAGCTATCAAGAAGCTGAGCAGACCTTTCCAGAACCAGACCCATGCCAAGAGGGCATACCGGGAGCTGGTGCTCATGAAATGTGTCAATCACAAAAAT ATTATCAGTTTATTAAACGTCTTCACACCACAGAAATCATTAGAGGAATTCCAGGATGT GTACCTAGTGATGGAGCTGATGGATGCCAACTTGTGCCAGGTGATTCAGATGGAGCTCGACCATGAGAGAATGTCCTACCTGCTTTACCAGATGCTGTGTGGTATCAAACATCTGCACTCAGCTGGCATTATTCACAGG GACCTCAAACCAAGCAATATAGTGGTGAAGTCAGACTGCACCCTGAAAATCCTGGACTTTGGTCTTGCCAGGACTGCAGGCACAAGCTTCATGATGACCCCTTATGTGGTAACTAGATACTACAGAGCCCCGGAGGTTATCCTTGGCATGGGATACAAAGAAAATG TGGATATATGGTCGGTGGGGTGCATTATGGGAGAAATGGTGCGCCACAAAATCCTTTTCCCCGGCCGTGACT ACATCGACCAGTGGAACAAGGTGATTGAGCAGCTGGGGACACCCTCGCCAGAGTTCATGAAGAAGCTTCAGCCCACAGTGAGGAACTATGTCGAGAACCGGCCAAAGTATGCAGGCCTCACCTTTCCCAAGCTCTTCCCTGACTGCCTTTTCCCTGCTGATTCTGAGCACAACAAACTCAAAG CGAGCCAGGCCAGAGACCTGCTGTCTAAGATGCTGATCATCGATCCCGCTAAACGGATATCGGTGGATGAGGCCTTGCAGCACCCCTACATCAACGTGTGGTATGATCCAGCTGAGGTGGAGGCG GCCAGAGATCTCATCCAAATATCCATG CCTCCACCCCAGATCTACGACAAGCAGCTGGATGAAAGAGAACACTCCATTGATGAATGGAAAG AACTAATCTACAAGGAGGTGATGAACTTTGAGGAGAGAACGAAGAATGGCGTTGTGAAGGGACAACCTTCACCTTCAG ATGGCTTACTGTATGATGCTGAGTGTGGCAGACGCAGTGCAGCGCAGGAGCTGCAGACGGCAGTGTTTTactgcagagggaaaacatgcaatgcCTCAGTCACAACAAGATGTCTCTTATCTGCTCTCTGGGTGTTCAGGAAAATTGAATTACTACCATTATTATTGCGTTCTAGGGTTGTATTTCTTAACTTGTAA
- the mapk10 gene encoding mitogen-activated protein kinase 10 isoform X6 encodes MVFMSRHFLYNCSQPILDVKIAFCQGFGKQVDVSYIAKHYNMSKSKVDNQFYSVEVGDSTFTVLKRYQNLKPIGSGAQGIVCAGYDAVLDRNVAIKKLSRPFQNQTHAKRAYRELVLMKCVNHKNIISLLNVFTPQKSLEEFQDVYLVMELMDANLCQVIQMELDHERMSYLLYQMLCGIKHLHSAGIIHRDLKPSNIVVKSDCTLKILDFGLARTAGTSFMMTPYVVTRYYRAPEVILGMGYKENVDIWSVGCIMGEMVRHKILFPGRDYIDQWNKVIEQLGTPSPEFMKKLQPTVRNYVENRPKYAGLTFPKLFPDCLFPADSEHNKLKASQARDLLSKMLIIDPAKRISVDEALQHPYINVWYDPAEVEAARDLIQISMPPPQIYDKQLDEREHSIDEWKELIYKEVMNFEERTKNGVVKGQPSPSGAAVNSSESLPPSSSINDISSISTDQTLASDTDSSLETSAGPLGCCR; translated from the exons ATG gtATTTATGAGCAGACATTTCTTATATAACTGCAGTCAACCAATCCTGGATGTGAAGATAGCCTTTTGTCAG GGTTTTGGAAAACAAGTGGATGTGTCATATATTGCCAAACATTACAACATGAGCAAAAGCAAAGTGGACAACCAGTTCTACAGTGTGGAAGTGGGAGATTCTACTTTCACAGTTTTAAAACGTTATCAGAATTTAAAGCCCATTGGCTCTGGAGCTCAGGGAATTGTCTG TGCGGGCTATGATGCTGTCCTGGACAGAAATGTAGCTATCAAGAAGCTGAGCAGACCTTTCCAGAACCAGACCCATGCCAAGAGGGCATACCGGGAGCTGGTGCTCATGAAATGTGTCAATCACAAAAAT ATTATCAGTTTATTAAACGTCTTCACACCACAGAAATCATTAGAGGAATTCCAGGATGT GTACCTAGTGATGGAGCTGATGGATGCCAACTTGTGCCAGGTGATTCAGATGGAGCTCGACCATGAGAGAATGTCCTACCTGCTTTACCAGATGCTGTGTGGTATCAAACATCTGCACTCAGCTGGCATTATTCACAGG GACCTCAAACCAAGCAATATAGTGGTGAAGTCAGACTGCACCCTGAAAATCCTGGACTTTGGTCTTGCCAGGACTGCAGGCACAAGCTTCATGATGACCCCTTATGTGGTAACTAGATACTACAGAGCCCCGGAGGTTATCCTTGGCATGGGATACAAAGAAAATG TGGATATATGGTCGGTGGGGTGCATTATGGGAGAAATGGTGCGCCACAAAATCCTTTTCCCCGGCCGTGACT ACATCGACCAGTGGAACAAGGTGATTGAGCAGCTGGGGACACCCTCGCCAGAGTTCATGAAGAAGCTTCAGCCCACAGTGAGGAACTATGTCGAGAACCGGCCAAAGTATGCAGGCCTCACCTTTCCCAAGCTCTTCCCTGACTGCCTTTTCCCTGCTGATTCTGAGCACAACAAACTCAAAG CGAGCCAGGCCAGAGACCTGCTGTCTAAGATGCTGATCATCGATCCCGCTAAACGGATATCGGTGGATGAGGCCTTGCAGCACCCCTACATCAACGTGTGGTATGATCCAGCTGAGGTGGAGGCG GCCAGAGATCTCATCCAAATATCCATG CCTCCACCCCAGATCTACGACAAGCAGCTGGATGAAAGAGAACACTCCATTGATGAATGGAAAG AACTAATCTACAAGGAGGTGATGAACTTTGAGGAGAGAACGAAGAATGGCGTTGTGAAGGGACAACCTTCACCTTCAG GTGCAGCCGTGAACAGCAGCGAGAgcctccctccttcctcctccattAACGACATCTCCTCCATTTCCACCGATCAGACCCTGGCCTCAGACACTGACAGCAGCTTGGAGACCTCCGCAGGACCCCTGGGTTGTTGCAGGTGA
- the mapk10 gene encoding mitogen-activated protein kinase 10 isoform X4, translated as MVFMSRHFLYNCSQPILDVKIAFCQGFGKQVDVSYIAKHYNMSKSKVDNQFYSVEVGDSTFTVLKRYQNLKPIGSGAQGIVCAGYDAVLDRNVAIKKLSRPFQNQTHAKRAYRELVLMKCVNHKNIISLLNVFTPQKSLEEFQDVYLVMELMDANLCQVIQMELDHERMSYLLYQMLCGIKHLHSAGIIHRDLKPSNIVVKSDCTLKILDFGLARTAGTSFMMTPYVVTRYYRAPEVILGMGYKENVDIWSVGCIMGEMVRHKILFPGRDYIDQWNKVIEQLGTPSPEFMKKLQPTVRNYVENRPKYAGLTFPKLFPDCLFPADSEHNKLKASQARDLLSKMLIIDPAKRISVDEALQHPYINVWYDPAEVEAPPPQIYDKQLDEREHSIDEWKELIYKEVMNFEERTKNGVVKGQPSPSDGLLYDAECGRRSAAQELQTAVFYCRGKTCNASVTTRCLLSALWVFRKIELLPLLLRSRVVFLNL; from the exons ATG gtATTTATGAGCAGACATTTCTTATATAACTGCAGTCAACCAATCCTGGATGTGAAGATAGCCTTTTGTCAG GGTTTTGGAAAACAAGTGGATGTGTCATATATTGCCAAACATTACAACATGAGCAAAAGCAAAGTGGACAACCAGTTCTACAGTGTGGAAGTGGGAGATTCTACTTTCACAGTTTTAAAACGTTATCAGAATTTAAAGCCCATTGGCTCTGGAGCTCAGGGAATTGTCTG TGCGGGCTATGATGCTGTCCTGGACAGAAATGTAGCTATCAAGAAGCTGAGCAGACCTTTCCAGAACCAGACCCATGCCAAGAGGGCATACCGGGAGCTGGTGCTCATGAAATGTGTCAATCACAAAAAT ATTATCAGTTTATTAAACGTCTTCACACCACAGAAATCATTAGAGGAATTCCAGGATGT GTACCTAGTGATGGAGCTGATGGATGCCAACTTGTGCCAGGTGATTCAGATGGAGCTCGACCATGAGAGAATGTCCTACCTGCTTTACCAGATGCTGTGTGGTATCAAACATCTGCACTCAGCTGGCATTATTCACAGG GACCTCAAACCAAGCAATATAGTGGTGAAGTCAGACTGCACCCTGAAAATCCTGGACTTTGGTCTTGCCAGGACTGCAGGCACAAGCTTCATGATGACCCCTTATGTGGTAACTAGATACTACAGAGCCCCGGAGGTTATCCTTGGCATGGGATACAAAGAAAATG TGGATATATGGTCGGTGGGGTGCATTATGGGAGAAATGGTGCGCCACAAAATCCTTTTCCCCGGCCGTGACT ACATCGACCAGTGGAACAAGGTGATTGAGCAGCTGGGGACACCCTCGCCAGAGTTCATGAAGAAGCTTCAGCCCACAGTGAGGAACTATGTCGAGAACCGGCCAAAGTATGCAGGCCTCACCTTTCCCAAGCTCTTCCCTGACTGCCTTTTCCCTGCTGATTCTGAGCACAACAAACTCAAAG CGAGCCAGGCCAGAGACCTGCTGTCTAAGATGCTGATCATCGATCCCGCTAAACGGATATCGGTGGATGAGGCCTTGCAGCACCCCTACATCAACGTGTGGTATGATCCAGCTGAGGTGGAGGCG CCTCCACCCCAGATCTACGACAAGCAGCTGGATGAAAGAGAACACTCCATTGATGAATGGAAAG AACTAATCTACAAGGAGGTGATGAACTTTGAGGAGAGAACGAAGAATGGCGTTGTGAAGGGACAACCTTCACCTTCAG ATGGCTTACTGTATGATGCTGAGTGTGGCAGACGCAGTGCAGCGCAGGAGCTGCAGACGGCAGTGTTTTactgcagagggaaaacatgcaatgcCTCAGTCACAACAAGATGTCTCTTATCTGCTCTCTGGGTGTTCAGGAAAATTGAATTACTACCATTATTATTGCGTTCTAGGGTTGTATTTCTTAACTTGTAA